The Chrysemys picta bellii isolate R12L10 chromosome 3, ASM1138683v2, whole genome shotgun sequence DNA window GACCAAATTtaagctatgtcttcactgcaataaaAGGTGTCTTTTTATATTGAGATAGATAGTGACCTTGATATAAAATCCTAGTGGTTGATTTTACTTCCCTGTAGCGAGCTGAGGAAAGTCAACCCTTTACCTCCCACCTGCAGATGACCTCAACTAACTACATCAAGGTTAAATTGCAGTGACTTGCTCCAGGCCCTACAGCAAGTCAGTAGTGAAGCCAGATACAGAGTATCTCTAGAGATACTCCCATTAATAAGGGAAGTTATTACTTGTGTCAGGCTAAAAATAAACTGGCCCTAACTGAAATGAAAGGTGAAATAGTGTTTCACAGTAGCATctaaagaaaacagaaataaagaaaCACTAAAGCACTGAACACATTGACAGATTAAGTCCCCTGAGGACTGCCTGTGTTTGAGATTATATCATTCTTGGTCTTTGGAATATTTTGTGGTACATTAAATCAGAACACTAATCAATCAAACGGAAATATTATCGAAGGAATGATACCTCTGCTTTCAGAACAGACATTTCAACAGGTCTTTCCAACACGGTCACTGTATCCAATGTGGAAGACATCCTGTGGGATAGGCACTTATTTTGGATGGCAAATCTCAATTCCTCCTTCACCAGTGGGGTTAGATTTGTGAAATCCTCAAACCCCAGTGACGCTGTAGGAGACAAACAGGGAACAATTGCGGAGGCGCTGACTTCTGATGCAGATACCTGGCCTGGGTTTTGGAGCATCATTTTGCTGAAaaggaacaaaataaaacattgaatAGTCTTTCAATAATCTTAACAAGCCAAACAGATTTGACAGAAGAGAGCTGCATTTTCATAACTATGAACCAATCCCTGTATATTTTTTGCATAGGTTGAGATGACATTCTTACACTAtttatgtatgtgtacatatatgtatacacacacatttatagaTTTATTTTAGAGTCTCATGGAAAGGTGTGCGAGTTGACACTGTAGCTCATAATGGTTGCAAGAGAACGGTTACTGTCTACTTTATAAGGACTGATCATGTATTCCTTGAGCAATccaaacttccattgaaatcaagcaATGCAGGCTCAGATCCTAAGTGAATGCATCTATATTTAGTCAATTTTTAAATGGATGTATGTTTTTTAGATTCTATCTTATTATGCAAGTCCATTTTCAGGATTTTTCTGCAAAGTAAACTGGCATTGTGAATCCTTCAAGCATGGCAGGGTGTGTGAGGATAgtattggggtgggagggaggaaaggagaaggaCCCATAGAAGGAAAAAATGGCAATTGAAGaggttttaaattttaaaattgtaaaaagaCACAAAATAAATGATTCTCTCATACTAAAAGCTATACTTCTATATTCGAGCTTGGAaggaatgggccagatcctggcctcagttacacctgtgtaaatccaaagtaactccacTGGATCCCTAGATTTACATGGGTGTGACTGAGCAAGATTAGAATCTGACCCATAATTGTTCAAATCAAAAGATAAATTCCTGCAAAGCAGTTTGTAATAAAAGTTGGCTCAAGCGTAAAGAGCTATATATGCTCAGAGGTATCAAGGCAGAGGTAGAATTGGAGGGAAGGAATAATGCAAAATTGGAAGTATATTTTATTCTTTTGCTCTTGTGAAATCTGAAAGTGCCCTTGCACACCCttaaaattaagtattttaaatGATTAAACATCACTGTAACTTGATGTAGCTGTATTAagttcaatggaactatgccagtTGATACCAGTGAAGGATCTgacccttatttttaaaaaattggataAAATTCAGATTATTTTACCATATTTGCTTTTTCTACTTCCTCACGGGATGCAGTCAACTGTATATCTTGTAGTAATGGGATTACTGCAGTATTACCTGTTCTTGATTCGTATGGTAATTATAGTAAAATCAGTTGCAATTAACTCCCTAGCAGCTAAGTAGACAACTGCCTCAGGGCTATCTGCGTACATAAAGGAAGGCTCTGTGTAGTCAGCCTAGATTTGTGCACTCACCTTTATGTCAGTGCTTTAACTTTGCAGCTTTGGGTGGTGGTGAAGATTATTATGTACTCTAACAAAAGGCCAGATTCTTCGCTCAGTTATCCAGAAatttactctagatttacactgcggtaactgagagcagaatctgggctAGAGCTAAATATTTGTAAAGGGTAAATACAAAAATCTAAAGTTAGTGAACTACCGATATGTAGAATTCCCTTGCCCTGGTCACCAAATCCCAGGTTTGGAGGCTTTCCAAGCACTTTCTCGTTTTCAATAAAAATAGAAGTACCGAGGAGTTCCCAAACTCcacatgaaatcctggccctattgaggtcaatggaaaattcccactgatttcagtgagtttaGGATTTCACCGTCAGTTATTAAAGAAGGGAAAATTCCCTGGAACTATTTGTTATTCCAACAGACCTTGGGAAATTTATTCACTTCAGGAAGCCCCCGCTCATGAGTCATCTTAAGTATTGATACTCATTAATCCTATAATCTCAGAGCGCTAGAGGATACTCATCTCCAACAAATTAGAAACATCCCTCTGATTTCCAGCTGACAAACCAACAACAGCATTTAGCATTTCACCAACACATTCAAATAGGTTCTTTCTATTTCCCAATGGGATTGAACCCATCATTGTATGTGGATAGAGGAAGCCTTAGCTATGTGCATTAGCTGTCACTGTTGTTTTAGCTCATGGTGATGGCTTAATTCTATATGGCTAATTCTGTTTAATTCATTCCAATCAGAGATCTAAATTAAAAAAGCCATTTCTCTAGCCCACCCCAAGTAATATacagagatatacctatctcatagaactggaagggaccttgaaaggtcatcaagtgcAGTCCCCTggcttcattagcaggaccaagtagtgtCCCTAACagtgttgttttttccccagatccctaaatggcccccttgaggattgaactcacaaccctgggtttagcaggccaatgctcaaaccactgagctatccctaaatTTTCAGTACTGGTGAtagggctgtttttttttttttaaatatgtgaataaacttttaattaaaatcagTATTACCACcaaaagaaaccaaaaatgttCAGAGCTTTCAGGGAAAATATCATGAGAAATATTGTCTATGCTGGATTTCCATTGGTAATTTGAGGAGTTATTTTCAAATATCCACAAAACTCTGCTAAAATTCCTTTTATAACCCTATTTGCTTTTACTGGTGTCTCCTTGATGTAAGAGTGATGGGGGAGTGTTCTCTATGGGCACCCTTGACTTTAGAACTTGCGGCTCCCTTTGGTCTGAAATAGCCCAAGTCTGCTGACCTTCAAAACATGCTGGAAGGCATCTCTACTTACTCAGGCTTTAGGAAAGAGAAGGGCTTGAAGGGGTTTGTGGGTGGGTAGGTTTGTAGGAGTACTGTTCTGGGTCAGTTTTCCTTTGGTGGGGTTTGCTGCTAGTTTCCGCTTGTTTTTTGTAAACTGTTTGGGAccgggactgtctttttgttctgtgtttgtacagcacctagcacagtggggtcctgctctATGCCTGGCGCTCCAGACACTAcgagaatacaaataataataaatcagaaCTATATCAGAGGTACGGAGAGTGCTAGATAGATACCTTTTGTATACTTGATAAATAGACATAAAATTGTAATGTTGGTATTTTCCTctgttcaaaaacattttttcttcaagaTGTAACATACAGCTTCCTATATTATAATAGTATaagcaagagttaaaaatgtgttttgccTCCCTTTTTCCCAGTCATCTGTCTGTAAATTATCTTAGGCTGCAAGTTATATGGGGCAAGGACCTGGTTTActctgtttgtaaagcacctaacACACTTTGGCTTGCTCTATAATTAGCCCAAGAAAATAATCACATCTAAACCTTTCTATTTAACTACAAGTCCATACAACTACATGGATCCCAATCTggtgaggtgctgaacaccttcatctcccattgaagtcattgggagttggaggtgctgaacaccccaCAGAATAGCACCACAGAGGCTCAATTCATCCCTGGCGCAAATGCAAGCCACTCCATCTGAAGCTTATGATCAAGAAAAAACATGACATTTCCTGATGAAGATCCCATTCCACAGTTTGTGTAATGATTTTCCCCCAACTTTTAGTTTTCACCTCTCACATTCTGACATTTGATGTGTCAGGGCACATTCTCTATTCCAAAGTCCAAACTCAGCCTTTATGTTATTTAAAGTGTCCTTCAGTTTAATGCTAATATTAAAAGTGAACACTTCAGGTCACCCTCACTCCTAGCTTTCCTTTAGCTTAACTGCAGATGAATGATTTAATTGTATTTCCCTAGATGAATTCATTTTCCTCTGCCGCTGACGCAATAAATCCTGTGAGCTATACAGGTTAATCTGAAACGGCATTATGAGCAATTATAGTTCACAACCTCTGTGCACTCAAATTGACCTTTAGGATTCTGATATCCCAGATCGTATCTGCCTGCTTATTTGCCGAACTTCTCTGCTGTTGTTGCTACCAAGAAAATCGATTTCACACAGGAAACTCGTTCTGTGTAACAGTTTTTCTGTTGCGTCGTCACTCAACCCTGCTCAGTTAGGCAACAGGTCAGCAACTGATCTTATTCATGTCAGTCATCAGTAGAGGGGCAAAAAAATGACTGTTATCTCCTAGTGACTTTCCCCACTATTTAATTATTCATCACCTTGCAGGGTGATATTACTTCTCGTCTGTGTGTACGCTAATCAAATACTCAAAAGAGGTCAATATTTCCACAAAATAACATAAGGGAAAATAACTTCGTTTGGGACCCTACAACACTTATATGTAGCCCCGGCTCTCAACAGACACCGCCATTGCGGTGTGACCCGCATTAACTGAAGTCTGCGGGTGCCTTGAGCTCTTGGTTACTAACTTTTTTCTCTAAAGGACTGTATCGCAGGCACAACAACTTGGGCAGCAGCTTGCGAGCACCGGGCGCCCCGCAGAGCCGCGCTCCTACTGCCGAGCAATGCGCCGCCCTACGGACTCGAGCGCTACCCCCAGCCCAAGAGAAACGAATGAATCGGGCAGTAAAGCGACCCTGGCCGCTCAGCTGGGAGAAACCCCGTCTCTCGGGTGAAGGGGGAGGGCCAGATGCGCAGGGTCCGTCCCCCCCGGAAGCGGCGCCCCTGGCCCCAGTGAGAGCGCCCGGCTCCCGGCGGGTCAGACGCGCGGCTGAGCGCCCCGGGTTAAGCCGAAGCGGCGGTGACTTGTGCGGGGGGAGCCGCGATTGCACTGTCCAAGCGGGGGGATGTCTAGGGCGCGGGTCAGAGACTCCGAAGcaggagaaatgggggggggggggggcgggggggcttctTGTGCGTGGCCCCAGCAGGAGTCAAAAACTTCGCTCTTCCGAGCGCACTTTTGCTTTCAGTTGCGGTTCGCGAGCTCCCCAGCCCACCCGCGTGAGCGGGGCCAGGAGGAGGGTCCCCCGGAGCTCGCCACCATCAAGTTCCTTAGCCAAGTCCGGGCGCTCCCCGGCCAGGCGAGGCGAGGCGAGTCCCCgttcccccgccctgcccctttccAAACTCACTCACCTTTCCCCCGCCGCTTCTCACGCCGCCTTGCCGCGCCTGGGACAAGCAGAGCGGGACGGAGCAGACGCGAGCCGGGGAGCAGCAGGACGGCTCGGTCTGTCCGCGCGGGTCCCTGCCGGGCGCGCTGGCTGGAGGGGCTCCAGTCCCTGCCGGGCAGTTCCGAGTTTGCCGcttggagagcggcggctgcttcTCGGTGTGTGTCTGAATCTCTGGCTCGGCGAGAGGTTGCATCACCCTCCTTATATAGCCGAGTGGGCAGCGCTGGTATTTACTCTGGCTGCGAGTCCCGGGCTGATGTCATGCTATTAATAGCCTCGCCGAGAGAGCGAAGGAAGGGGGAGCGCAGCTAGCGCTGGGCGGTGATGCAAGGTTCCCCCCATCCCgaccaggaggaggagcaagggagCTGGCTCGCATGCACACCCGCTCCATAACAGGACTGCAGCCGCCTGGGCTAGCCGCCAGATGTTAACTCCTGCAGCTGCGTGTCATCCTCATGAGCCAATGGTGCCCAAGCCAGCTGCATGACTCCAGATCGCTGGCATCCTGCTGCAACGGGGATGGGCAATAACTGATCGGGGGGCCGGTGGAATTAGGGGGCAGAACTGGTTCTCTGAAGGGACCTTTTAGGAAAGGCTTTGTCATTTTCTGTAGCCATTTAAACGGcttgaaacccccccccccccattagatCAGCGTTTGTGTAGGGGGCGAATGTGTAATTGTGCATCAGGCATCTGTGCTCGTGTGACGACCCTAGCACCGTGTGTGTGATATTGTGTGTCTGTTTGTATACGGGTGTGTATGCGCGTCAGCCTTCCCGGGCAGCCCCTGTGCAAGGGGAGCAGCGTGCGGCTCGCGCGTTGACACAAAAATACTACAATCCGCACCGATCTGGGTCTCCAGCGCCTGCTCTGAAGAGTTCGTCTCCACTGGAGATTTAGCGAACTGGATGAGAGGCGGGGACGGGTCCGTAGCGTGTGGGAAAGGGGCATTTCTAACAGAGAATAGAATTCACTTTGGAAAGTAGCCTCCCCTCAGAAAACTGTCCGATCCACTGGTGAAGATTGAGAAGATTTCTAGAGAAAAATCACTTCCCCATTCCCTTTCCCCCATACGGCGCAGATGTGCTTCCTGAGATGTTTTCGGCGTGATCTGCTGTTTGTAATTCCGTACCTTTACAGGGTTTTACTAGGAATCGGGTGCGTGGGCGACTGGGGCTTTTTAGTAATAAAAGCAAAGCCCGTTTTACGATAATTTTTGAAGGATTATGTAGTTTTTAAAAGAACTGAAAATGTGATCCTGTGTCACTGAGATGTAGTTCCCCCTTTTTCAGATGCCACCTAAACGTTCAGTGTACAAATTGAGTGGGCTGACTTTAATTTTTACCCGTAAAGATTAAAGACCCCTTTGCTGACACATCAGGGAGCTAAAAAATATCTTTCCTTAAAGCAACTAACAATATCCTTCTGGCTtcggggaggaggaggacttAAGGGGAGGAGAACGTTTTCCTTTTTTTCATTTCACATCATCCTAATGTCTTAAACAACAAGAATTAAATTCTAACAGCCACAACACAAAGCtgggaaacagattgtttaatgtgcttcagttttcataaatatacacacacatatatacacaacaTAATATAATACTTACACAATACATTCAAAAAACAGCATGAACACAACTTTCCCTTGCAAACTCAGGCACTCAAGCCATGTTAACTCAGCCACTTTGTGTACTGTGTACATGCATATTACGATATACATCAATAAATACATACAATGCATTAACAAGCAAGAGCACTACTTTAAGGTCTGCATTTAATAAGGGGCTATATATGTGCATTGGGAGCAATCTAATCCTGATAATAGCCTTAAATCTTGAAATGTCATGACTTTTGCATGCTTGATCTCACAAACTTAACACTTCATTAACAATggcattttgcatttaatttcctactTTTTTTAAGGAGAAAGGGTCGGgaacagagaaagaaaatctGGTTTGCACAGTTTAGAAGACCATCTTTGCAGTGTGTAGGCACAGTTTGTTCCTTGCTCTACACTTATGTGGTGTGTTCAGTTTATAGATTCTAACGGCAAGGTCTTTATTCCACACCTGTTCAGTTTTAGACCCCTTGCAAGATCTAAAACATTGATTGCTGCACACTGCACTCATATAGTGGTCATATCTCTTTAAGTACACACCTACAGATACTGGAACAAAATCTCATCCAGCTCACACCCTTCTAAGGATTTTATCTTTGTAAATCCAAAACAATTATCCTAAcaccaaacaaaaaacattacTCTTTAGTGGGAACTTGTCTATGACAAGTTTCAAACTTCAGCTCTGTTTTCTGGGGTAGCCCTGTAGTTAAATTATTTATACAGCAGAGGGGTATTTTCTTCACTCATTCCACATCCAAAAACAGCTGGAAGGAGTTTGTTCAGACTTACAAAGAAGGCAGAGGCAAACATGGAGAATTTCATCCCAAAATGTAAATGTTGTGGAAAGTTCTGAGCACGTGGAAACAGAGAGTTATTATGGAAGCTGTTTTGCAACATTAAGTGAGTGGTGATGACCAGGTGCCTGCTGTAATACAGACAGAAAGCTTTAGCAACTATCTAGGGTTATTTAACTACTTTTATTATCCATGCAAATTTATTTGGAGGgagcatttttaattaaatagagCAAAGTCACACAAATAAACAGGGGCAATTAGAAAGGTTAAATACATTATTTCATCTTTCAGAGTGGTTAGAAACACCTCACAAAGATAAATATTGTCAACCTGTTTTAAGTGTCTCTAAAAATTACTTCATGATCATAGTGTTTCACAGATATAATATAGTACTAAGCAGACAGATGCTTATGCTTCATGTATCTTCATTACTTCTAGTATCATCATTGACAAGGAAATATGTTTAATATGAAAAATGCTTTTGACAGTAAAATAGGTGTTATTTACCAAATCCTTGATATGAGAGAGCACCTCCCCTTAGAATAAACATAGAGGTAGCAACTGTGTATGTTTTAAAATTAGTCTACTGTAAAATTTCATGGCATGGCATTCCTCAGTAAGAAAGAATTAAactataataaaaattaaaacagaattttacGCTTAGTTTCATTAACATATAgggccccatcctgctcccatttCAATCAAtgtcaaactcccattgatctcagcAAGGGACATAGGATTGGGACTAGATTCAACTTAATACAAACTAATATAGCTATCAAGAATGTCAGGAAGTAAAAGCAAACAATAGATACACAAGATGCTTAAACACTTTTGGTAGTTTTACTTTTCAActtttcacacacacagaaaatttCCTGTAGCTAAATATTCCCTGATCCTTTTAGATTTCCTCTCTCTAGTGTTACCAGAAACTGCAGGAAGCAGTCTGACTGAAACAGTAATAGTTTCAGTGAGATGaagtttgttttaattattgCTCTTATGTCTTGATCTACGTACAGTATATGATCACCTGAGCACCTACAGTATTACTCATTGGGTATTTCTACAAAGAGCAATCATACTAAATAATAACCTGCTGCTCTGTTATTGTAGACTCTCAGAAAATCTCCAACCTGAATTGGCACAGAGAAAAGGATTCTTTTATTCACCATcttctgggccaaatcctgcctctcccacccccacacctctTCATTTCCAGTGGGTATGTCCgtaaaataaaaatatggccTCCAGTAATATAACTAAGCAATAAGGCTCAAATCCCTGCAGCAAAAGCTTTCTGTATTCCCCCTTCCATTACATGTATGGAGCTGTGGGATATCTGCCAGGGAAAAGCTATATAATATAGGGGCCCAATTCTCATCTCTCACTTGTTTTCTAgaggtgtaactccattaagcAGTGAAGTTACCTATGATTTCCTCTGGTAAATATCACGGGCCTcatgaaatataaatatataaaatttacTTCCCTAAGTATCTGTCCTGCTTAGTGACTTCTTAGGTGAAATTTGGTTTCCTGAGTCCTTTGTGGTTTTACTGCTGTTAAGTTTTGATATTACTATCATAAACATAACAGGCCTAATTTTCCTCTCAATTGCACATGCAACTGAGGAATAACTCTGTTGAACTCAGCAGGGTTACTTACAGCAATGTAAAACCATTACAGAATCGGGCTCTTTGACTGTGCCAGCAGAGCTATTCTAGAGTTCCATGCCA harbors:
- the ATF3 gene encoding cyclic AMP-dependent transcription factor ATF-3 isoform X1, yielding MLHLEEKMFLNRGKYQHYNFMSIYQVYKSKMMLQNPGQVSASEVSASAIVPCLSPTASLGFEDFTNLTPLVKEELRFAIQNKCLSHRMSSTLDTVTVLERPVEMSVLKAEFSPQEDERKKRRRERNKIAAAKCRNKKKEKTECLQKESEKLETINAELKAQIEELKNEKQHLIYMLNLHRPTCIVRAQNGRTPEDERNLFIQQIKEGTLQG